The following proteins are encoded in a genomic region of Haloarcula marina:
- a CDS encoding 50S ribosomal protein L32e — protein MADNPDNKSSDADANEEALTQGDGPEADIESEQPLDGEPAEDVDEVAEEAEADDDEMELTDISGVGDSKADALREAGFETVDDVRAADQSALAEVNGIGNALAARIKADVGGLEVDTETEAEVEEEGAEEAADEDVETELQPRGHADKTPDLDDEAARLLAQRHRVGTPQFNRQDHHKKKRVSTSWRRPRGQLSKQRRGIKGKGDTVEAGFRSPKAVRGKHPSGFDEVRVHNVDDLEGVDGDVEAVRIASKVGARKRERIEEEAEDAGIRVLNPTYVEVEVNE, from the coding sequence ATGGCAGACAACCCCGACAACAAGAGCAGTGACGCCGACGCCAACGAAGAGGCGCTGACGCAGGGCGACGGGCCCGAAGCAGACATCGAGTCCGAACAGCCCCTCGACGGCGAACCCGCCGAGGACGTCGACGAAGTGGCCGAGGAGGCCGAAGCCGACGACGACGAGATGGAACTGACCGACATCAGCGGTGTCGGCGACTCCAAGGCCGACGCGCTGCGCGAGGCCGGATTCGAGACCGTCGACGACGTTCGCGCCGCTGACCAGTCCGCACTCGCGGAGGTCAACGGCATCGGGAACGCGCTCGCGGCCCGAATCAAAGCCGACGTCGGTGGGCTCGAAGTCGACACCGAGACCGAAGCCGAAGTCGAAGAGGAAGGCGCCGAGGAGGCGGCCGACGAGGACGTGGAGACGGAACTCCAGCCCCGCGGCCACGCCGACAAGACGCCGGACCTCGACGACGAGGCGGCCCGACTGCTGGCACAGCGACACCGCGTCGGCACGCCGCAGTTCAACCGACAGGACCACCACAAGAAAAAGCGCGTCTCGACCTCGTGGCGCCGCCCCCGCGGCCAGCTATCGAAGCAGCGCCGGGGAATCAAGGGCAAAGGCGACACCGTCGAGGCGGGCTTCCGCTCGCCGAAGGCGGTTCGCGGCAAGCACCCCTCGGGCTTCGACGAAGTCCGCGTCCACAACGTGGACGATCTCGAAGGCGTCGACGGCGACGTCGAGGCGGTCCGAATCGCCTCGAAGGTCGGCGCTCGAAAGCGCGAGCGCATCGAAGAGGAAGCCGAGGACGCGGGCATCCGCGTGCTCAACCCCACCTACGTTGAAGTCGAGGTGAACGAGTAA
- a CDS encoding 50S ribosomal protein L19e yields MTDLSAQKRLAADVLDVGKNRVWFNPDRQGDIADAITREDVRELVDEGAIQSKDKKGNSRGRARERQKKRAYGHQKGAGSRKGKAGARQDPKKDWQSRIRAQRKKLRELRDDGTLTKSQYRDLYDKAGGGEFDSVADLERYIDANHGDE; encoded by the coding sequence ATGACGGACCTCTCCGCACAGAAGCGACTCGCAGCAGACGTCCTCGACGTCGGGAAGAACCGCGTCTGGTTCAACCCCGACCGACAAGGCGACATCGCGGACGCGATTACCCGCGAAGACGTTCGCGAACTGGTCGACGAGGGCGCAATTCAGTCGAAGGACAAGAAAGGCAACTCCCGCGGCCGCGCCCGGGAGCGACAGAAGAAGCGCGCCTACGGCCACCAGAAGGGAGCCGGTTCCCGGAAGGGCAAGGCTGGCGCACGCCAAGACCCGAAGAAGGATTGGCAGTCGCGCATCCGCGCACAGCGAAAGAAGTTGCGCGAACTCCGCGACGACGGCACGCTGACGAAATCGCAGTACCGCGACCTGTACGACAAGGCTGGCGGTGGCGAGTTCGACAGCGTCGCCGACCTCGAACGATACATCGACGCAAACCACGGTGACGAATAA
- a CDS encoding 50S ribosomal protein L18 has translation MATGPRYKVPMRRRREARTDYHQRLRLLKSGKPRLVARKSNKHVRAQLVTLGGEGDRTLASAHSSDLEEYGWEAPTGNMPAAYLTGLLAGLRAQEAGVEEAVLDIGLNSPTPGSKVFAIQEGAIDAGLEIPHNDDVLADWQRTRGAHIAEYAEQLDDPLYSGDFDAEDLPEHFDEVRETLLEGDIEL, from the coding sequence ATGGCGACAGGACCACGATACAAGGTGCCGATGCGGCGACGCCGCGAGGCCCGTACCGACTACCATCAGCGGTTGCGCCTGCTGAAATCCGGCAAGCCCCGCCTCGTTGCTCGAAAGAGCAACAAGCACGTCAGGGCGCAGCTGGTGACGCTGGGCGGCGAGGGCGACCGAACGCTCGCGTCCGCTCACTCGAGCGACCTCGAAGAGTACGGCTGGGAAGCGCCGACGGGCAACATGCCCGCGGCGTATCTGACCGGCCTGCTCGCCGGGCTTCGCGCACAGGAAGCGGGCGTCGAGGAAGCGGTGCTCGACATCGGCCTCAACTCCCCGACCCCCGGAAGCAAAGTGTTCGCAATACAAGAAGGCGCAATCGACGCCGGGCTCGAAATCCCCCACAACGACGACGTACTCGCCGACTGGCAGCGCACCCGCGGTGCCCACATCGCCGAGTACGCCGAGCAGCTGGACGACCCGCTGTACAGCGGGGACTTCGACGCCGAAGACCTCCCGGAACACTTCGACGAAGTACGGGAGACCCTACTGGAAGGTGACATCGAACTATGA
- a CDS encoding 30S ribosomal protein S5 — MSADNGWEPRTRLGKKVVEGEIDSMQEALNSGLPLKESEVVNQLVPDLEDEVLDINMVQRMTDSGRRVKFRCVVAVGNRDGLVGYAEGRDDQVGGAIQKAIEVAKLNLIDVSRGCGSWECGCGRPHTVALRTKGKAGSVEVELQPAPRGLGLAGGETVRKVLELAGIEDIWTRSSGNTRTTVNFAKATFNALKGTAEARVPERTFEKREVIE; from the coding sequence ATGAGTGCTGACAACGGCTGGGAACCCCGAACACGCCTCGGCAAGAAGGTTGTCGAGGGCGAAATCGACTCCATGCAGGAGGCGCTGAACTCGGGGCTTCCCCTGAAAGAATCGGAAGTCGTCAACCAGCTCGTTCCCGACCTGGAAGACGAAGTGCTGGACATCAACATGGTCCAGCGGATGACCGACTCCGGACGACGAGTGAAGTTCCGCTGCGTCGTCGCTGTCGGTAACCGCGACGGCCTCGTCGGCTACGCCGAGGGGCGTGACGACCAGGTCGGCGGTGCGATCCAGAAGGCCATCGAGGTGGCCAAACTGAACCTCATCGACGTCTCCCGCGGCTGCGGGTCCTGGGAGTGTGGCTGTGGCCGTCCCCACACGGTCGCGCTGCGCACCAAGGGCAAGGCCGGGAGCGTCGAAGTCGAGCTTCAGCCCGCACCGCGCGGGCTGGGCCTCGCGGGCGGAGAGACCGTCCGCAAGGTGCTCGAACTCGCCGGTATCGAGGACATCTGGACACGCTCGTCGGGCAACACCCGAACCACCGTCAACTTCGCGAAGGCGACGTTCAACGCGCTCAAGGGCACGGCCGAAGCCCGCGTCCCCGAGCGCACCTTCGAGAAACGTGAGGTGATCGAGTGA
- the rpmD gene encoding 50S ribosomal protein L30, with protein sequence MQALVQIRGDVNMDTDIHDTLKMLNIHHVNHATLVPETDTYRGMVTKVNDFVAYGEPSQETVELLIERRGEPAEGDADIDDEWVAEHTDYDDVGSLAAALVDEETTLNEQGLSPTLRLHPPRGGHDGIKHPTKEGGELGKHDSEDIDELLEAMR encoded by the coding sequence ATGCAAGCGCTCGTTCAGATTCGCGGCGACGTCAACATGGATACGGACATCCACGACACGCTGAAGATGCTGAACATCCACCACGTCAACCACGCGACGCTCGTCCCGGAGACGGACACGTACCGTGGCATGGTGACGAAGGTCAACGACTTCGTCGCCTACGGCGAGCCGAGCCAGGAGACGGTGGAACTGCTCATCGAGCGACGCGGCGAGCCCGCGGAGGGCGACGCCGACATCGACGACGAGTGGGTCGCCGAGCACACCGACTACGACGACGTCGGCAGTCTCGCCGCCGCACTCGTCGACGAGGAGACGACCCTCAACGAGCAGGGGCTCTCCCCGACGCTCCGTCTGCACCCGCCGCGCGGCGGCCACGACGGCATCAAACACCCCACCAAGGAAGGCGGTGAACTCGGAAAGCACGACTCCGAGGACATCGACGAACTCCTGGAGGCGATGCGATAA
- a CDS encoding uL15m family ribosomal protein, whose translation MTSKKRRQRGSRTHGGGSHKNRRGAGHRGGRGAAGRDKHEFHNYEPLGKSGFKRPEKVQEEVATVDVRELDEDAALLVADGLAEEDGDGYHIDVREALDDAEDADVVKVLGAGQVRNELTVVADDFSDGAVEKIEAAGGETELTELGEERQEAAEEAAEDDADDEE comes from the coding sequence ATGACGAGTAAGAAACGACGACAGCGCGGGTCCCGCACGCACGGCGGCGGCTCGCACAAGAACCGACGCGGCGCCGGTCACCGCGGTGGTCGCGGGGCCGCCGGTCGCGACAAGCACGAGTTCCACAACTACGAGCCGCTCGGCAAGAGCGGGTTCAAGCGTCCGGAGAAGGTCCAAGAAGAGGTCGCGACGGTCGACGTCCGCGAACTCGACGAGGACGCCGCACTGCTAGTCGCCGACGGCCTCGCCGAGGAAGACGGCGACGGCTACCACATCGACGTCCGCGAGGCCCTCGACGACGCCGAGGACGCCGACGTGGTGAAGGTGCTCGGTGCCGGACAGGTCCGCAACGAACTCACCGTCGTCGCCGACGACTTCTCGGACGGTGCGGTCGAGAAAATCGAGGCGGCCGGTGGCGAGACGGAACTGACCGAACTCGGCGAGGAGCGGCAGGAAGCCGCCGAAGAAGCCGCCGAGGACGACGCGGACGACGAGGAGTAA
- the secY gene encoding preprotein translocase subunit SecY translates to MSWKDTAEPLLVRMPAVRRPEGHVPFKRKLAWTGGVLVLYFFLTNVKLFGLDIDASQNVFGRFGSILASGQGSIMQLGIGPIVTASIVLQLLGGANLLGLNTQDDPRDQILYQGLQKLLVLVMICLTGLPMVFAGGFLPADTAVAQSLGIGEIGVQWLIFAQIFVGGVLILFMDEVISKWGVGSGIGLFIVAGVSQRLLGGLLSTPFIGSQSGILYTWFQFITGAQSTGPVLAPAGLQTIIMGQGQLLALLTTVLIFSVVVYAESVRVEIPLSNARVKGARGRFPVKLIYASVLPMILVRALQANIQFLGRILQSQLGTLPAFLGTYDSGQPTGGLFYYLAPIQSPGDWMWWLETTAQPAWQILIRVGVDLTFMLVGGAVFAIFWVETTDMGPEATAKQIHNSGMQIPGFRQNVGVIEKVLERYIPQVTVIGGALVGLLAVMANMLGTIGGVSGTGLLLTVSITYKLYEEIAEEQLMEMHPMMRQMFG, encoded by the coding sequence ATGAGCTGGAAGGACACCGCCGAACCGCTGCTCGTCCGGATGCCCGCAGTCCGCCGACCGGAGGGCCACGTCCCCTTCAAGCGCAAGCTGGCGTGGACGGGCGGCGTGCTGGTGCTGTACTTCTTCCTGACGAACGTCAAGCTGTTCGGTCTCGACATCGACGCGAGTCAGAACGTCTTCGGCCGGTTCGGGTCGATTCTCGCCTCCGGTCAGGGGAGCATCATGCAGTTGGGTATCGGACCCATCGTCACCGCGTCCATCGTGTTGCAGTTGCTCGGTGGGGCCAATCTCCTCGGCTTGAACACGCAGGACGACCCGCGCGACCAGATTCTCTATCAGGGGCTCCAGAAGCTGCTGGTGCTGGTGATGATCTGTCTGACCGGGCTGCCGATGGTCTTCGCTGGCGGATTCCTGCCGGCGGATACGGCCGTCGCGCAGTCGCTGGGTATCGGCGAGATCGGTGTCCAGTGGCTCATCTTCGCCCAGATATTCGTCGGCGGTGTCCTCATCCTGTTCATGGACGAGGTCATCTCGAAGTGGGGCGTCGGCTCCGGTATCGGCCTGTTCATCGTCGCCGGTGTGAGCCAGCGACTGCTGGGTGGCCTGCTCTCGACGCCCTTCATCGGGAGTCAGAGCGGTATCCTCTACACGTGGTTCCAGTTCATCACCGGCGCGCAGTCGACCGGTCCGGTGCTGGCACCCGCTGGCCTCCAGACCATCATCATGGGACAGGGCCAACTACTGGCGCTGCTGACCACGGTGCTCATCTTCTCGGTGGTCGTCTACGCCGAGTCCGTGCGCGTCGAGATTCCGCTCTCGAACGCCCGCGTGAAGGGCGCGCGTGGCCGCTTCCCCGTGAAGCTCATCTACGCCAGCGTCCTGCCGATGATTCTCGTCCGGGCGCTGCAGGCCAACATCCAGTTCCTCGGCCGCATCCTCCAGTCACAGCTGGGCACACTCCCGGCGTTCTTGGGGACCTACGACAGTGGTCAACCGACCGGCGGGCTGTTCTACTACCTCGCGCCCATCCAGTCGCCCGGTGACTGGATGTGGTGGCTGGAGACGACGGCCCAACCGGCGTGGCAAATCCTCATCCGCGTCGGCGTCGACCTGACGTTCATGCTGGTCGGTGGCGCCGTCTTCGCCATCTTCTGGGTCGAGACGACCGACATGGGACCGGAAGCGACCGCGAAGCAGATTCACAACTCGGGGATGCAGATTCCCGGCTTCCGGCAGAACGTCGGCGTCATCGAGAAGGTGCTCGAACGATACATCCCGCAGGTGACCGTCATCGGCGGGGCGCTCGTCGGCCTGCTGGCCGTCATGGCCAACATGCTCGGCACCATCGGCGGCGTCTCCGGGACGGGGCTGTTGCTGACTGTCTCCATCACGTACAAACTGTACGAGGAGATAGCCGAAGAACAGCTCATGGAGATGCACCCGATGATGCGCCAGATGTTCGGGTAA
- a CDS encoding AAA family ATPase translates to MSGSTTVAVELAARLDADSVRTDGVRRDVLDERTYADAEAWLVYGAALERARARLADGHTIVLDGTFKTAAHRSRAADLGAAHATADVLVWVTCDEAVARTRIDERRDDPSEADTEVYDILREEFEPPEDADLVVDNSDSLAATEKQLDAWL, encoded by the coding sequence GTGTCGGGAAGTACGACCGTCGCGGTGGAACTCGCCGCCCGCCTCGACGCCGACTCCGTCCGTACCGACGGTGTCAGGCGGGACGTTCTCGACGAACGGACCTACGCCGACGCGGAGGCGTGGCTGGTCTACGGCGCGGCGCTCGAACGCGCCCGCGCTCGCCTCGCCGACGGCCACACCATCGTCCTCGACGGGACGTTCAAGACGGCGGCCCACCGCTCTCGGGCCGCCGACCTCGGGGCCGCCCACGCGACGGCCGACGTGCTCGTCTGGGTCACCTGCGACGAGGCGGTCGCGCGAACCCGCATCGACGAACGCCGCGACGACCCGAGCGAAGCCGACACCGAGGTGTACGACATCCTCCGCGAGGAGTTCGAACCGCCCGAAGACGCCGACCTCGTCGTCGACAACTCCGACTCCCTCGCGGCGACGGAGAAACAGCTGGACGCGTGGCTCTGA
- a CDS encoding DUF4350 domain-containing protein: protein MGDAWGIKLLSVYILVAVGLAVVIALAGLVVGGTPGTPDGASVEGQSPSQFQPDALDIAVDPETGEIPVDGSGGRVLVDTEHANRLTRSELEPLEEALFRAGHTLSFGEDISSTQAYNETLAGTNGLLVIQPTDGFSPDERSVLRNYTDAGGHVVVLAEPTQTRVSIGLLGGSTTVVSFDANNLTGEYGVRMGAESLFNIDDSANDNNFKSIYAAPRGDGPLTDGVETVTFDTAGYAVVRPDSDAEVIYAAAEGTQTLGSRRTAQYPTVARTENFVFVADTSFVDRGELYDADNEVFVGRLLSFLATGTAPERVPGPPAEPSSADNEADDATGTPTPEPTPGNETTPTPSPMPSG from the coding sequence ATGGGTGACGCGTGGGGCATCAAACTGCTGAGCGTCTACATCCTCGTCGCCGTCGGCCTCGCCGTCGTCATTGCACTCGCCGGACTCGTCGTCGGTGGCACCCCCGGAACGCCCGACGGCGCGAGCGTCGAGGGGCAGTCGCCGTCGCAGTTCCAGCCCGACGCCCTCGACATCGCCGTCGACCCCGAAACCGGCGAGATTCCGGTCGACGGGAGCGGCGGCCGCGTCCTCGTCGACACCGAGCACGCGAACCGGCTCACCCGCTCGGAACTCGAACCGCTGGAAGAGGCGCTGTTTCGCGCCGGACACACGCTGAGTTTCGGGGAGGACATCTCCAGCACGCAGGCGTACAACGAGACGCTCGCCGGGACCAACGGCTTGCTCGTCATCCAGCCGACCGACGGTTTCTCCCCCGACGAACGGTCGGTCCTCCGGAACTACACCGACGCGGGCGGCCACGTCGTCGTCCTCGCCGAACCGACACAGACTCGCGTCTCCATCGGTCTCCTCGGCGGGTCGACGACGGTGGTCTCTTTCGACGCGAACAACTTGACCGGCGAATACGGCGTCCGGATGGGCGCGGAATCGCTGTTCAACATCGACGATTCGGCCAACGACAACAACTTCAAGAGCATCTACGCCGCCCCGCGGGGTGACGGGCCGCTGACCGATGGCGTCGAGACGGTGACGTTCGACACCGCTGGCTACGCCGTCGTCCGCCCCGACAGCGACGCCGAAGTGATCTACGCCGCCGCCGAGGGGACACAGACGCTCGGGTCACGGCGGACGGCACAGTATCCGACCGTCGCGCGAACCGAGAACTTCGTCTTCGTCGCGGACACCTCGTTCGTCGACCGCGGCGAACTCTACGACGCGGACAACGAGGTGTTCGTCGGCCGCCTGCTCTCGTTCCTCGCCACGGGAACCGCGCCGGAACGGGTGCCGGGACCGCCAGCCGAACCCTCGTCGGCCGATAACGAGGCCGACGACGCGACCGGCACGCCGACGCCGGAACCGACGCCGGGCAACGAGACGACGCCGACTCCCTCCCCGATGCCCAGCGGGTGA
- a CDS encoding S49 family peptidase: MSSSVNLPTATTAAYVVVVTAAVVTAATVGPAVWNLTADAGGERESVAVVTLRGGTDDATVNAVARQLRELRANDSVGAVVLRVDSPGGPVDASEEFYLAVNRTAREMPVVAYVEGTAASGGYFGIAPADEIVVKPSSTVGSIGVIVQLPQSAIEQQAEQQEQFVRSGPDKAQINLDDLRTDIETLQRAFVGTVVRHRGDNLTLTRSEVASGRTYLGPQAVQNGFADRIGDLGTAIERAAALSSTIEGDQYDVYYTETQRPVNVVVLGESVQRGNGTAVYVADESDSESEFQRPVRYYAVWGVPRGNASDGEVYVDG, translated from the coding sequence ATGTCATCGAGTGTGAACTTGCCGACCGCGACCACGGCGGCGTACGTGGTCGTGGTCACGGCCGCCGTCGTGACAGCGGCCACGGTCGGTCCGGCGGTCTGGAACCTGACAGCGGACGCGGGCGGTGAGCGAGAGAGCGTCGCCGTCGTGACGCTCCGTGGTGGGACGGACGACGCGACGGTCAACGCCGTCGCGCGACAACTCCGCGAGCTACGAGCGAACGACTCGGTGGGGGCCGTCGTCCTCCGGGTCGACAGTCCCGGCGGCCCGGTCGACGCCAGCGAGGAGTTCTACCTCGCGGTCAACCGAACGGCGCGGGAGATGCCGGTCGTCGCCTACGTCGAGGGAACTGCCGCCTCGGGCGGCTACTTCGGCATCGCACCGGCCGACGAAATCGTCGTCAAACCCAGTTCCACCGTCGGGAGCATCGGCGTCATCGTGCAACTCCCCCAGAGCGCCATCGAACAGCAGGCCGAGCAACAGGAGCAGTTCGTCAGGTCCGGTCCCGACAAGGCACAGATAAACCTCGACGACCTCAGAACCGACATCGAGACCCTCCAGCGGGCGTTCGTCGGGACGGTCGTGCGCCATCGCGGCGACAACCTCACGCTCACTCGGAGTGAAGTCGCGAGCGGCCGCACCTACCTCGGCCCGCAGGCCGTCCAGAACGGGTTCGCCGACCGCATCGGTGACCTGGGGACCGCTATCGAACGGGCGGCCGCGCTGTCGTCCACCATCGAAGGGGACCAGTACGACGTGTACTACACCGAGACACAGCGACCGGTCAACGTCGTCGTGTTGGGCGAGTCGGTCCAGCGGGGTAACGGCACCGCCGTCTACGTCGCCGACGAATCCGATTCGGAGAGCGAGTTCCAGCGTCCAGTGCGGTACTACGCCGTCTGGGGCGTCCCGCGCGGAAACGCCTCGGACGGGGAGGTGTACGTCGATGGGTGA
- a CDS encoding PKD domain-containing protein — MREARHAAVAVALCLLAVAVPIAATAAPDDTVDVSQSVEDSELSPGERLSLELAVEVDDADAPGLNLTLPDNWSATVEDDDDARRSGSGYEWLWTDDDDHTVSLTVRVPRNASEGEYEIRTTASAIYEETGERATETTTDTVEVGAPVQTPPPTAVAGDNRTVDGGVTVELDGNESTVATDDVSYRWVQVAGPSVSLSDAETPVARFESPTLGENRTLAFELRVTDAENQTATDRVGVTVRRVYRSPTADAGANLTTDAGATVQLNGTDSSDPDGDALTYEWTQIGGPNVTLMDPSDPTPTFEAPEMAEEQTVTFTLTVEDSTERTATDRVGVTVRRVNRSPTADAGANLTTDAGATIQLDGTGSSDPDGDALTYEWTQTGGPNVTLTDPSDPTPTFDTQSAAEQTTVTFALTVTDGAGGTDTDRTAVTLLGTGQSDDSGDEDGTGSDDDSNSGESDGGDDGSDSGGNASPDDGGSGGSDDASERRSGGGGGSSPPARSEPTGPRVSVDRPDAQTAIVNVLRAPTDDALSVSPNVSAQTLTYDRLRFAPARAPAILTVGGPDAAPFTDPGIRPLGTVTTDARTAGPVTLTVGVPTSAVDAETAPTVTAYRTRNGSVTPMTTTLVNESGGYYRYQVNATTPSQVTFGVPVPAIAVTDVRANASRVAVGDPVALTMTVANEGRRAGSEAVTLVGAGDPVERAPAVEAGGTATETVVHRFESPGTYTVSAGDANTTVTVVAGDNLAEDGGAATEGDTGTPATATADSVTGDGPDRTERTTAGDGPGFGVVVTIVAVLTALLARRRR, encoded by the coding sequence ATGCGCGAAGCACGTCACGCTGCCGTCGCCGTCGCCCTGTGTCTACTCGCCGTCGCGGTTCCGATAGCCGCTACCGCCGCGCCGGACGACACGGTGGACGTCTCGCAGTCTGTCGAGGACTCCGAACTCTCGCCGGGCGAACGCCTCTCGCTCGAACTCGCTGTCGAGGTCGACGACGCCGACGCACCGGGTCTCAACCTGACGCTGCCGGACAACTGGTCGGCCACCGTCGAGGACGACGACGACGCCCGGCGAAGCGGGTCGGGGTACGAGTGGCTCTGGACGGACGACGACGACCACACCGTTTCGCTCACGGTGCGGGTCCCACGCAACGCCTCGGAGGGCGAGTACGAGATTCGGACGACGGCCTCCGCAATCTACGAGGAGACGGGCGAACGCGCCACCGAGACGACGACCGATACCGTCGAGGTCGGCGCCCCGGTCCAGACGCCGCCACCGACCGCCGTCGCGGGTGATAACCGCACCGTCGACGGCGGTGTGACGGTCGAACTCGACGGGAACGAGTCGACAGTCGCGACCGACGACGTCAGTTATCGGTGGGTGCAGGTGGCCGGGCCGTCCGTCTCGCTGTCGGACGCCGAGACGCCAGTGGCCCGCTTCGAGTCACCGACGCTGGGCGAGAACCGAACGCTGGCGTTCGAACTGCGCGTAACCGACGCTGAGAACCAGACTGCCACCGACCGAGTCGGAGTCACCGTCCGGCGCGTGTACCGCTCGCCGACGGCCGACGCGGGGGCGAACCTGACGACCGACGCGGGCGCGACGGTCCAACTGAACGGGACCGACTCTTCGGACCCCGACGGCGACGCGCTGACGTACGAGTGGACGCAGATCGGCGGACCGAACGTCACGCTGATGGACCCGTCAGACCCGACGCCAACGTTCGAGGCACCCGAAATGGCGGAGGAACAGACAGTTACGTTCACGCTCACCGTCGAGGACAGTACTGAACGGACTGCCACCGACCGAGTCGGAGTCACTGTCCGGCGGGTGAACCGCTCGCCGACGGCCGACGCGGGGGCGAACCTGACGACCGACGCGGGCGCAACGATCCAACTGGACGGGACCGGTTCTTCGGACCCCGACGGTGACGCGCTGACGTACGAGTGGACGCAGACCGGCGGACCGAACGTCACGCTGACGGACCCGTCGGACCCGACGCCGACGTTCGATACCCAGTCCGCTGCCGAGCAGACGACGGTCACGTTCGCGCTCACGGTCACCGACGGCGCGGGCGGGACCGACACCGACCGCACCGCCGTCACGCTCCTCGGAACTGGTCAGAGCGATGATTCCGGTGACGAGGACGGCACTGGGAGCGACGACGACTCGAACTCGGGCGAGAGCGACGGCGGGGACGACGGCTCTGACTCGGGCGGGAACGCCAGTCCCGACGACGGGGGAAGCGGTGGCTCCGACGACGCCAGCGAGCGGCGTAGCGGTGGCGGCGGCGGTTCCTCGCCGCCTGCCCGCTCCGAACCGACGGGACCGCGCGTTTCGGTCGACAGACCGGACGCACAGACCGCTATCGTCAACGTCCTGCGCGCGCCGACCGACGACGCGCTCAGCGTCAGCCCCAACGTTAGCGCCCAGACGCTCACCTACGACCGACTCCGATTCGCACCCGCCCGTGCGCCCGCCATCCTCACTGTGGGTGGTCCCGACGCCGCCCCGTTCACTGACCCGGGCATCCGACCGCTGGGAACCGTGACGACGGACGCCCGAACCGCCGGTCCCGTCACGCTCACCGTCGGCGTCCCGACGTCGGCCGTCGACGCCGAGACGGCGCCGACAGTCACCGCATACCGAACGCGAAACGGGAGCGTGACGCCGATGACGACGACGCTGGTCAACGAGAGCGGCGGCTACTACCGCTATCAGGTCAACGCCACCACGCCGTCACAGGTGACGTTCGGCGTGCCGGTCCCAGCGATTGCCGTCACGGATGTGCGAGCGAACGCCTCTCGCGTCGCCGTCGGTGACCCGGTAGCCCTGACGATGACCGTGGCGAACGAGGGCCGACGCGCTGGCAGTGAGGCGGTCACCCTCGTCGGCGCGGGTGACCCAGTCGAGCGAGCACCCGCGGTCGAGGCCGGTGGCACCGCGACAGAGACGGTCGTCCACCGCTTCGAGTCGCCCGGCACCTACACGGTCAGCGCGGGTGACGCGAACACCACCGTCACCGTCGTTGCCGGGGACAATCTCGCGGAAGACGGAGGTGCGGCAACGGAGGGTGATACCGGCACGCCCGCCACGGCGACGGCCGACAGCGTCACCGGCGACGGTCCCGACCGGACCGAGCGAACCACCGCCGGTGACGGTCCCGGATTCGGCGTCGTCGTCACCATCGTCGCCGTCCTCACCGCCCTGCTGGCGCGGCGGCGTCGCTGA